One genomic window of Eleginops maclovinus isolate JMC-PN-2008 ecotype Puerto Natales chromosome 12, JC_Emac_rtc_rv5, whole genome shotgun sequence includes the following:
- the bag4 gene encoding BAG family molecular chaperone regulator 4, translated as MHHLQMQSNRPSTCNSGNTNQDWNNTMDASQYPGYPSHYWYPESHATGHYANTYPSGSDVPPQYNQQVMPGGYPNGHGVYSQPQSQYSASGFHPTNPFYCADTQRPAPGQYPNQACSAEQSSGPSGQPHSQHQHHHYPGPHCQGGPGYPPGAYPHYSEGGHAMPANPPYPTGQPLHPSPQSDGWTHSGAYAPPQQQWQPGQQPQQNHYGNPVRPPHPPAWPGTGTGAPPPYQPKDQQHQRAPQVGPKPRPNPSLNAPNGKPAEICSPPQMYNKTGRGDPNPSQSEPPPQAPASARAGPQPLSDNPSLAKVQQVMARMLLLQEDVDEFVGKKSDKSYRCLEELLTKELLVLDSVETQGQETVRQARKEAVQKIQAILDQLEKKAF; from the exons GATGCTTCTCAGTATCCAGGGTACCCCTCACATTACTGGTATCCAGAGTCTCATGCAACAGGACACTATGCAAACACCTATCCATCGGGATCAGATGTCCCACCACAGTACAATCAACAG GTAATGCCTGGAGGTTATCCAAATGGACATGGTGTCTACAGCCAACCGCAGAGTCAATACTCAGCTAGCGGTTTCCACCCCACCAACCCTTTTTACTGTGCTGACACTCAGAGACCGGCACCAGGGCAGTACCCTAACCAGGCCTGTTCAGCAGAACAGAGCAGTGGGCCGTCAGGGCAGCCCCACTCTCAACACCAACATCATCACTATCCTGGTCCACACTGTCAAGGG GGTCCTGGATATCCTCCTGGGGCGTACCCTCACTACAGTGAAGGTGGTCATGCAATGCCAGCAAACCCCCCGTACCCCACTGGCCAGCCTCTCCACCCTAGCCCCCAGTCCGATGGGTGGACGCACTCTGGAGCTTATGCCCCCCCACAGCAGCAATGGCAGCCAGGCCAGCAGCCTCAACAAAACCACTACGGCAATCCTGTCCGTCCCCCACATCCTCCAGCATGGCCCGGGACTGGAACTGGTGCTCCTCCACCTTACCAACCCAAA GACCAACAGCACCAACGTGCCCCACAAGTGGGACCTAAACCCAGGCCGAACCCATCCCTGAATGCCCCCAATGGAAAGCCTGCCGAAATATGTTCACCCCCCCAAATGTACAACAAAACCGGGAGAGGTGATCCCAATCCTTCTCAAAGTGAGCCCCCGCCCCAGGCCCCGGCTTCAGCCCGGGCCGGACCTCAACCCCTGAGCGATAACCCCAGCCTCGCCAAGGTCCAGCAGGTCATGGCCagaatgctgctgctgcaggaagaTGTGGATGAGTTTGTTGGCAAGAAGAGCGACAAGAGTTATCGTTGTCTGGAGGAACTGCTGACCAAAGAGCTGCTGGTGCTGGACTCTGTGGAGACTCAGGGACAGGAGACCGTTCGGCAAGCCCGAAAGGAGGCTGTGCAGAAGATCCAGGCCATATTGGACCAGCTGGAGAAAAAAGCCTTCTGA